The nucleotide sequence TTTTACACACCTTGGTAAACGGTGTTCCCTGCTAACTTCTCGGTCACAACCTCTTACTTCACTGTGATGGAATATTTTGTCTTGAAGATTTCATGGGCACCTAGTTGATTGATCCCTACTTTTTCCATCAAGTTTCCACTACTGTTCACCGTGTCAGCGATTCCGCACCACGGTTCGATACAAACGAAAGGCGCTTCTTTTGGATAAGGAGACCAGATCCCTACATAAGGCATATCTTTATAGCTTAAAGTTACGCTATGGGAAGATTTTTCACTTCGAATGGCGTACGCATTTAGACCCCTTGTTTCAAAAACCAAGGCATCTTGCTCAAAAAGTTCACGATTCAAAGCCAGATTCGTATTTGTCTGACCTAACGTCTTTTGATCCATATCGATGAATGGGCCTTTCAATGGTAGGCGTAATCTTGATTTCAATGGAGAAAATGCCAGATAGAAATCTTCAAATGACAATCCTTCTTCAAGAGGTACATTGAAAGCAGGATGTCCACCGATAGAAAAGAACATTTCTTTTTCACCGGTATTTGCCACTTGATAATGAACCGTGATGCCGTCTCCTCCTAATTCATAGCTGATCACTAATTCAAAATCAAATGGATACTTTTCTAATGTCTCCGGCGTACTCCTTAAGATGAAACTAGCCATTTCTTGTCCATGTTCAATGACTTCAAAATCCATATCCCGAGCAAATCCGTGTTGCCCCATTTGATATGTTTTCCCTTGATAAACATACTGATCATCTTTTAAACGTCCAACAAAAGGGAATAAAACCGGTGCATGTCTGCCCCAATACGCTGGATCACCTTGCCAGATATACTCTAAACCATGTTCTTTTGATTTCAGACTGATCAATTCCGCACCGTGTTCAGCGATTTCGGCGATCAGCTGGTCATTTTGAATAATAACAGTCATTGCCATTCCTCCAACTTCGACTTACTTTTTAAAATGGGAAGGCTGGAACAAACATTTCTATCTGCCCCAGTCCCCTTACTTCTAATAACTGTGTTTTGCTAACTCGTCTTTAAAACGGGAATTCAATACTTTTAAATAAGTTCCCTTCATGCCTAACGAACGAGATTCAATGATTCCAGCTGATTCCAATTTTCGTAAAGCATTGACGATCACAGAACGAGTGATGCCGATACTATCGGCAATATTAGAAGCAGTCAGACGACCTTCATCTCCATCCAATGCTTCAAAGATAGCTTGTACAGCCTTCAATTCGCTATAAGATAATGTGTTGATTGCCATTTGGACAGCCGTTGCACTCCGTACATCTGCTTCGATGCTTCGAGACTTCTGATAAAGGATCTGCATACCGACAACCGTAGCTCCATATTCTGCTAAGACTAGATCGTCATCTGCAAACGATTGTTCCATACGAGATAAGATAATCGTACCCAAACGTTCGCCAGCTCCAAAGATCGGAACGACAGTCGTCAGACCAAATGGATATTTCTCTCTTGACTCTACCGGAAATGCAGTAATATCACTAGTAATTGGGATATTAGCTTCAGTTTTCATCAACTGTGCCACTGTATCAGTATAAGATTCAGGAAATTGTTTCTCAACAAACATTGTTTTGATTCGTTCATTGTTCACATCGTGACGTTCATTATAACCTAGTAATACTCCGTCACTTCCTATGATATAGGTGTTGCTGTCAAGAATACCACCTAGTGTGACAGCCATTTTATCGTAAGGCAAATCTGCTTGCATGTCAAAAGTA is from Enterococcus faecium and encodes:
- the codY gene encoding GTP-sensing pleiotropic transcriptional regulator CodY; its protein translation is MTDLLTKTRKINTLLQQKNTFDMQADLPYDKMAVTLGGILDSNTYIIGSDGVLLGYNERHDVNNERIKTMFVEKQFPESYTDTVAQLMKTEANIPITSDITAFPVESREKYPFGLTTVVPIFGAGERLGTIILSRMEQSFADDDLVLAEYGATVVGMQILYQKSRSIEADVRSATAVQMAINTLSYSELKAVQAIFEALDGDEGRLTASNIADSIGITRSVIVNALRKLESAGIIESRSLGMKGTYLKVLNSRFKDELAKHSY
- a CDS encoding aldose 1-epimerase family protein, which gives rise to MTVIIQNDQLIAEIAEHGAELISLKSKEHGLEYIWQGDPAYWGRHAPVLFPFVGRLKDDQYVYQGKTYQMGQHGFARDMDFEVIEHGQEMASFILRSTPETLEKYPFDFELVISYELGGDGITVHYQVANTGEKEMFFSIGGHPAFNVPLEEGLSFEDFYLAFSPLKSRLRLPLKGPFIDMDQKTLGQTNTNLALNRELFEQDALVFETRGLNAYAIRSEKSSHSVTLSYKDMPYVGIWSPYPKEAPFVCIEPWCGIADTVNSSGNLMEKVGINQLGAHEIFKTKYSITVK